In Methanobacterium paludis, the following proteins share a genomic window:
- the aspS gene encoding aspartate--tRNA(Asn) ligase, giving the protein MTDSLENWRRTHYSDKVKKELKGEDIILMGWVHEIRDLGGIIFVLLRDRDGIMQITAPSKKISPKLFEDIKKLKKEAVIAVKGIVQESPKAPNGVEIIPEEIKFLNGSKLPLPLDTTGNVHAEIDTRLDSRYLDLRKQNVSAIFKIKSRMFHSIRKFLEEKDYREINTPKLVASATEGGTELFPITYFEKEAFLGQSPQLYKQMMMASGFDKVFEIAPIFRAEEHDTLRHLNEAISIDLETAFTDHEDAMEILEELIQRAIQDVKEHCGDALKTLEVDLKVPEIPFPRVDYDDVVDIVTSKGVLMNYGEDLSRAAEKAMGEVMDGYYFITGWPTAIKPFYVMPGSEDPEKSCAFDLMYKDLEISSGAMRIHNYDLLVQQMKDKGLNPDSFETYLQAFRYGMPPHSGWGVGAERFTMSITGVKNIRETVLFPRDRRRLTP; this is encoded by the coding sequence TTGACAGATTCATTGGAAAACTGGAGAAGAACCCACTACTCAGACAAAGTTAAAAAAGAGTTAAAAGGAGAAGATATCATCCTTATGGGATGGGTACATGAGATCAGAGACCTTGGAGGAATAATATTTGTCCTTTTAAGGGACAGAGATGGTATTATGCAGATAACAGCTCCAAGCAAGAAGATCTCACCTAAGCTTTTTGAAGATATAAAGAAATTGAAAAAAGAAGCAGTAATAGCTGTTAAAGGTATTGTACAGGAGTCTCCAAAGGCACCCAACGGTGTTGAGATCATCCCTGAAGAGATAAAATTTTTAAACGGATCCAAACTGCCCCTTCCTCTGGACACCACAGGTAACGTCCATGCTGAGATTGATACCCGTCTTGATTCAAGGTATCTGGATCTCAGAAAACAGAATGTAAGTGCAATATTCAAGATAAAAAGTAGGATGTTCCATTCTATAAGGAAATTCCTTGAAGAAAAGGATTATCGCGAGATAAACACACCAAAACTTGTTGCATCAGCCACAGAAGGTGGAACAGAACTTTTCCCAATAACCTACTTTGAAAAAGAGGCATTTTTAGGACAGAGCCCACAGCTCTACAAACAGATGATGATGGCATCTGGTTTTGACAAAGTATTTGAAATAGCACCAATATTCCGTGCTGAAGAACATGACACACTCCGCCATCTCAACGAAGCCATCTCAATAGATCTAGAAACAGCATTCACAGACCATGAGGATGCCATGGAGATCCTTGAAGAACTCATTCAAAGGGCAATTCAAGATGTTAAAGAGCACTGTGGAGACGCACTCAAAACCCTTGAAGTGGATTTAAAAGTGCCTGAAATACCATTCCCTCGTGTAGACTACGATGATGTGGTTGATATTGTAACTTCAAAGGGAGTGCTTATGAATTACGGTGAAGACCTTTCAAGAGCAGCTGAAAAAGCTATGGGTGAAGTTATGGATGGATATTACTTTATCACAGGATGGCCAACAGCAATAAAACCGTTCTATGTAATGCCAGGTTCAGAAGACCCTGAAAAAAGCTGTGCATTTGATTTAATGTACAAAGACCTGGAAATATCATCCGGAGCCATGAGGATACACAACTACGACCTGCTTGTTCAGCAGATGAAAGATAAAGGATTAAACCCTGATTCATTTGAAACCTATCTTCAAGCATTTAGATATGGAATGCCGCCACATTCAGGATGGGGTGTAGGTGCTGAAAGGTTCACAATGAGCATAACTGGCGTAAAGAACATAAGGGAAACTGTTCTCTTCCCCAGAGACAGGAGACGGCTCACACCTTAA
- a CDS encoding BaiN/RdsA family NAD(P)/FAD-dependent oxidoreductase, with amino-acid sequence MKIHDITVVGAGPAGMMVAIHAAELKKDVVLIERNDSIGKKLLITGKGRCNVTNTASINEFTKKFGRRGVFLRSAFSSFSNEDLMAFFKSKGLDMKIEDKGRVFPVTEDSKSILNVLKEYLKENRVKIIYNARLSKIKKFDDTFRVNFTLNGENISINSKNVVLATGGASYWSTGSSGDGFRIAEEMGHRITSLKPGSVPLKTKESWVKDLQGISLENVRLTFKNGKKKIISDNSDIIFTHFGVSGPTILDLSNQIISLLEKNGEIPLFIDFKPDLKREELENKLFNQFETHGKTDLKNFMKFMLPNRMIPIFIQLSGVEPKKKLNQINKKERNSIINLLKSLPLTIVGHLPLEKAMVTCGGVSKKEIDPQTMQSKIVTGLYFAGEIIDGCAPSGGYNLQQAFSTGYLAGEHAAKIKYNSNLNHE; translated from the coding sequence TTGAAAATCCACGATATAACTGTTGTAGGAGCAGGGCCAGCAGGAATGATGGTCGCAATCCACGCAGCAGAACTTAAAAAAGATGTTGTCTTGATTGAAAGAAACGATTCAATAGGCAAGAAACTTCTTATAACTGGTAAAGGCCGATGTAACGTCACCAACACTGCTTCCATAAATGAGTTCACCAAAAAATTCGGAAGGCGAGGCGTTTTTTTAAGATCTGCATTTTCTTCATTTTCAAATGAAGATCTAATGGCGTTTTTCAAGTCTAAAGGTCTCGATATGAAAATTGAAGATAAAGGACGTGTTTTTCCAGTTACAGAAGATTCAAAATCTATTTTAAATGTTTTAAAAGAATATTTAAAGGAAAATAGGGTAAAAATCATTTATAATGCACGTTTATCCAAAATTAAAAAATTTGATGATACTTTTAGAGTGAATTTTACTTTAAATGGAGAAAATATTAGTATAAATAGTAAAAATGTTGTATTGGCTACTGGAGGGGCGTCTTATTGGTCAACAGGTTCCAGTGGTGATGGTTTTCGTATTGCAGAAGAGATGGGCCACAGGATAACTTCTCTAAAACCAGGTTCAGTTCCTCTAAAAACCAAAGAATCATGGGTGAAGGATCTACAGGGAATTTCGCTTGAAAATGTTCGTTTAACATTTAAAAATGGTAAAAAGAAGATTATTTCAGATAACAGCGACATTATCTTCACACACTTTGGAGTCTCAGGCCCTACGATCCTGGACTTGAGCAATCAAATCATTTCTCTTCTTGAAAAAAATGGAGAAATTCCACTTTTCATAGATTTTAAACCAGATTTAAAAAGGGAAGAGCTTGAAAACAAATTATTTAATCAATTTGAAACCCATGGAAAAACGGATTTAAAGAATTTTATGAAGTTTATGCTGCCCAACCGCATGATTCCTATTTTTATACAGTTATCTGGTGTGGAACCAAAGAAAAAATTGAATCAGATCAACAAAAAAGAAAGAAATTCGATTATTAATCTGTTAAAATCCTTGCCTCTCACAATAGTAGGACATTTACCCCTTGAAAAGGCAATGGTTACATGTGGGGGAGTTTCAAAAAAAGAAATAGATCCCCAGACCATGCAATCCAAGATTGTAACTGGTTTATATTTTGCAGGCGAAATTATTGATGGATGCGCACCCAGTGGGGGTTATAATCTTCAGCAAGCATTTTCCACAGGTTACCTTGCTGGTGAACATGCTGCCAAAATAAAATATAACTCGAATCTCAATCATGAATAG
- a CDS encoding class I SAM-dependent methyltransferase, whose amino-acid sequence MIKIVYDIKVYREVLRDIIQADDVVVELGCHVGNSTRIISKLSPEGRIISLDNSPEAVSAMASVMDKNRNVEFIKADVRLHETLEVVAKKIKEIGKCDVLSVDLGGGYHPDTTFKVFFIWSSTLKPRDTIIRNRGLLDFVHSSSSDEVIKSREGWLESSGNDGIPPRLKEFKLWSSKIN is encoded by the coding sequence ATGATAAAAATAGTTTACGATATTAAAGTTTATAGGGAAGTTTTAAGAGATATTATACAAGCAGATGATGTTGTGGTTGAGCTTGGATGCCACGTTGGTAATTCAACTAGGATCATCTCTAAATTATCCCCTGAGGGAAGGATCATATCGCTGGACAACAGTCCTGAGGCTGTAAGTGCTATGGCCTCTGTTATGGATAAAAATAGAAATGTTGAATTCATAAAAGCAGATGTTAGACTTCACGAAACTTTAGAAGTTGTAGCTAAAAAAATTAAGGAGATTGGTAAGTGTGATGTGTTATCAGTGGATCTTGGGGGAGGATACCATCCGGACACCACATTCAAGGTCTTTTTCATATGGTCATCAACTTTAAAACCTCGAGATACAATAATAAGAAACAGAGGACTTTTAGATTTTGTTCACTCATCTTCATCAGACGAGGTGATAAAATCCCGCGAGGGATGGTTGGAGTCGTCTGGAAATGATGGAATCCCACCGAGGTTAAAAGAATTTAAACTTTGGTCATCAAAAATCAATTAG
- a CDS encoding 2-amino-3,7-dideoxy-D-threo-hept-6-ulosonate synthase yields MIGKRIRIERILNRKTGRCVIVPMDHGVSVGPIPGIIDMASTIDEVASGGANAVIMHKGMVGRGHRGYGMDIGLIIHLSASTSLGPDPDNKVLVTSVEKALKIGADAVSVHVNIGSEKEPEMLMKLGRISEICDDWGMPLIAMMYPRGRNITNEHDVDVVKLAVRTGAELGADIVKTNYTGDPDTFKQVVDGCPVPVVIAGGPRVETDRELLEMVKNSVDVGGAGVAIGRNVFQARSPQKTTKAIAGIVHNNLEVDEALKILNGY; encoded by the coding sequence ATGATAGGTAAAAGAATCAGGATCGAAAGGATACTAAACAGAAAAACAGGAAGATGCGTGATAGTGCCAATGGACCACGGCGTATCTGTAGGCCCTATTCCCGGGATCATTGACATGGCAAGTACCATTGATGAAGTTGCAAGCGGTGGAGCAAACGCAGTTATAATGCACAAAGGAATGGTTGGCCGAGGCCACAGAGGATACGGAATGGACATAGGACTTATAATCCACCTTTCAGCAAGTACATCCCTTGGACCAGATCCAGATAACAAGGTACTTGTAACTTCAGTTGAAAAAGCACTGAAAATTGGGGCAGACGCAGTATCGGTACATGTGAATATTGGTTCTGAAAAAGAACCTGAGATGCTCATGAAACTTGGAAGAATATCTGAGATCTGTGACGACTGGGGAATGCCACTCATTGCTATGATGTACCCCCGCGGTAGAAACATCACCAATGAACACGATGTAGATGTTGTGAAACTGGCAGTAAGAACAGGAGCAGAACTTGGTGCAGATATTGTAAAAACCAATTACACAGGAGACCCTGATACATTCAAACAGGTTGTAGATGGATGTCCGGTTCCTGTGGTTATAGCAGGAGGACCAAGAGTGGAAACAGACCGCGAACTTCTTGAAATGGTGAAAAACTCTGTTGATGTTGGTGGTGCGGGTGTAGCAATCGGAAGAAACGTATTCCAGGCAAGATCGCCTCAAAAAACAACAAAAGCAATAGCCGGAATAGTTCACAACAATCTTGAAGTAGATGAAGCCCTTAAAATACTTAATGGGTACTAA
- a CDS encoding 3-dehydroquinate synthase II — translation MKFAWIMAEGISWDKKKEFITTALESGIDHIVDFTDVENIRKLGNFTLISDVDVSDITLVGRNGEGDGTLIIPEDISQSKDLAAISGFKRKGKQVAAYVEITSKKHEELASLLGKTADYLILVGMDWTVIPLENIIASLQNEDVKLIAAVSDYKEAKLALETLEYGTDGIMLCPKDVSEIKKVAELIEKIESESYDLKPATVTRVEPVGSGDRVCVDTCSIMNFGEGMLVGSYAKGLFLVHSESLESEYVASRPFRVNAGPVHAYVMTPGNKTRYLSEIETGDEVLTVDKEGNTKSTVVGRVKIEKRPLILVEAEYSGVVLRTLLQNAETIRLVGEDEQPISVADLKVGDKVMVYLDKSARHFGMAIDETIIEK, via the coding sequence ATGAAATTTGCATGGATAATGGCAGAGGGTATAAGTTGGGATAAGAAGAAGGAATTCATAACAACAGCCCTTGAATCAGGGATAGATCACATTGTGGACTTCACAGATGTTGAGAACATCAGAAAACTGGGAAATTTCACCCTTATCTCAGATGTGGATGTATCTGACATAACTTTAGTTGGAAGAAATGGTGAAGGTGATGGAACCCTTATAATTCCGGAAGATATCTCCCAGTCAAAAGATCTGGCAGCAATATCTGGATTTAAAAGGAAAGGAAAACAGGTTGCAGCTTATGTTGAGATCACAAGTAAAAAACATGAAGAATTGGCTTCCCTGCTTGGAAAAACTGCAGACTACTTGATATTGGTTGGAATGGACTGGACTGTCATACCCCTTGAGAACATCATAGCCAGCCTTCAAAATGAGGATGTAAAATTAATAGCCGCAGTTTCAGATTACAAAGAAGCTAAATTAGCTCTTGAAACCCTTGAATACGGTACAGATGGCATAATGTTATGTCCAAAAGATGTATCTGAGATTAAAAAGGTTGCAGAACTAATAGAAAAGATAGAATCTGAAAGCTACGATCTCAAACCTGCAACAGTTACCCGGGTTGAACCGGTGGGGTCAGGTGACAGGGTCTGTGTGGATACTTGTTCAATAATGAACTTTGGAGAAGGAATGTTAGTTGGTTCCTATGCCAAAGGGTTGTTTTTGGTACATAGTGAGTCTCTTGAGAGTGAATACGTGGCGTCAAGACCATTTCGGGTCAATGCAGGGCCGGTGCATGCTTACGTCATGACCCCTGGAAACAAAACCCGGTACCTTTCAGAGATAGAAACTGGCGATGAAGTTTTAACTGTAGATAAAGAGGGTAACACCAAAAGTACTGTTGTTGGTCGTGTAAAAATAGAAAAAAGGCCTTTAATACTCGTTGAAGCTGAATACAGCGGGGTTGTTTTGAGGACTTTGCTTCAAAACGCAGAAACCATAAGACTTGTAGGGGAAGATGAACAGCCAATATCTGTTGCAGACCTCAAAGTTGGGGATAAAGTTATGGTTTACCTGGATAAAAGTGCAAGACACTTTGGAATGGCCATTGATGAGACCATAATTGAAAAATGA
- a CDS encoding HPr kinase/phosphorylase — MSGYEVEIISPEKKEELFQELVVKVKFERKANIHGACVKLLTDNPDFKEEWEDNFKFMNEDIRPHTKIFAINDGGDLHVMYEPISNTCIIKNCDYYGWIKSIALAAVSDFFEDYHSVHRRYSVHGSVVDYMGHAIAIIGPPGTGKTTLTYGLLQNNDFNYISDDWFFARLFDNAVVIYSSEKNSYIRDDIAEVWKDFAAEVNKVKLDVKGRGIADVNTLFGGRSRESSTLKTVVLLERDSNKPPFMKIDADAAVDFMVEKDFCNPHQLIRNDRKFELRKNFFREIFSKLDVYILNTIETPEESLNRIKNLATR; from the coding sequence ATGTCTGGATACGAAGTTGAAATAATAAGCCCTGAAAAAAAGGAAGAACTCTTCCAGGAACTTGTAGTTAAGGTTAAATTCGAAAGAAAAGCAAATATACATGGAGCATGTGTTAAACTTTTAACAGACAATCCAGACTTCAAAGAAGAATGGGAAGATAATTTTAAATTCATGAATGAGGATATAAGGCCCCATACAAAGATATTTGCAATCAATGATGGGGGAGATCTCCATGTTATGTATGAACCAATTTCTAATACTTGCATAATCAAAAATTGTGATTATTACGGCTGGATAAAGAGTATAGCTCTAGCAGCTGTTTCAGATTTCTTTGAGGATTACCATTCCGTTCACAGAAGATATTCAGTTCATGGTTCTGTTGTGGATTATATGGGGCATGCAATCGCCATAATTGGACCTCCTGGAACAGGAAAGACCACTTTGACCTATGGGCTGCTACAAAACAATGATTTCAACTATATATCCGATGATTGGTTTTTTGCACGTCTTTTTGACAATGCAGTGGTAATATATTCCTCAGAAAAGAATTCTTACATACGTGATGATATAGCAGAGGTCTGGAAAGATTTTGCTGCAGAGGTTAATAAAGTTAAACTGGATGTTAAAGGCCGTGGGATCGCAGATGTGAACACTCTATTTGGAGGACGCAGCAGGGAAAGTTCAACTTTAAAAACAGTTGTTCTTCTTGAAAGGGATTCTAATAAACCTCCATTTATGAAGATTGATGCGGATGCGGCTGTGGATTTTATGGTGGAAAAAGATTTCTGCAACCCCCACCAACTTATAAGAAATGACAGGAAATTCGAATTGAGGAAGAACTTTTTTAGAGAGATTTTCTCAAAACTTGATGTTTACATTTTGAATACTATAGAAACACCGGAAGAGAGTCTTAATAGAATAAAGAATCTTGCAACAAGGTGA
- the thpR gene encoding RNA 2',3'-cyclic phosphodiesterase produces the protein MRAFLAVDVDEVLVDKITEVQKQLAEAEAQVKFVEPENLHFTFKFFGDISREKADEIIGMIEGKMKEYEPFEISIKNTGVFPHMGYMRVIWLGVEDAEPFSQMQMGFDEDFVKMGFKKERSYIPHLTIGRVKGAHNKDALVAAINELEDVEIGKMIVKKIVLKQSELTPVGPVYTDVKEFKL, from the coding sequence ATGAGAGCTTTTTTAGCTGTAGATGTGGATGAAGTACTTGTGGATAAAATAACAGAGGTGCAGAAACAACTTGCAGAGGCCGAAGCCCAGGTGAAGTTTGTCGAACCAGAAAACCTGCATTTCACCTTCAAATTCTTTGGAGATATTTCCAGGGAAAAGGCAGATGAAATAATAGGCATGATAGAAGGAAAAATGAAGGAATACGAACCATTTGAAATTTCAATCAAAAATACTGGTGTATTTCCCCATATGGGTTATATGAGGGTCATTTGGCTTGGTGTGGAGGATGCTGAACCATTTTCCCAGATGCAAATGGGATTTGATGAAGATTTTGTGAAAATGGGCTTCAAAAAGGAGAGAAGTTACATTCCACACCTTACAATAGGCAGGGTTAAAGGGGCACATAACAAAGATGCCCTTGTAGCAGCCATAAACGAACTTGAAGATGTTGAGATTGGAAAGATGATCGTAAAAAAGATAGTCCTCAAACAGAGCGAACTTACACCTGTTGGACCAGTATACACGGATGTAAAAGAATTTAAACTTTGA
- the cca gene encoding CCA tRNA nucleotidyltransferase: MVDINYNAVLEDIKPTEPEKKKVKDLLDKLIHIINKLAVKEGITAEAVLVGSVAKGTWLAGKADIDLFIKFPLNTEERYLKKWGLTLGHKCIEMMNGRAEERYASHPYVTGFINGCEIDFVPCYIIADSSQLKSAVDRTIPHTEYVKRNLKPNQADEVMLLKKFMGSVGTYGSEFKVGGFSGYLCELLVLRYGSFQGVLEAARDSWKPGCIIDLENYGTAELFDDPLIAVDPVDKNRNVAAALNLQKMSEFVVAAGNFLKNPSKEYFYPKNLEFDLSLIKEEFEKRGTKTFLLTFRPPEIPADAVYPQIKKTENSMAQVVEREGFKVLGSDSWTDENEKAVILLELETWKLPRVKKHLGPFIWSKDHQERFLEKYDNCAWVEGDRWVVEVPRKYENAEYFLNDILVENKIGYLQFGKHLKEEILKNHEIIDIIEFLESGKCDDNILEFLYMYLNRSELLWR, encoded by the coding sequence GTGGTAGATATAAATTATAATGCGGTTTTGGAGGATATAAAACCCACAGAACCTGAAAAAAAGAAAGTAAAGGATCTTTTGGATAAACTTATCCACATAATAAATAAATTAGCAGTAAAAGAAGGTATAACTGCAGAAGCAGTTCTTGTAGGTTCTGTTGCTAAAGGGACCTGGTTGGCAGGCAAGGCAGACATAGATCTGTTCATAAAATTTCCATTAAACACCGAAGAGAGATACTTGAAAAAATGGGGGCTCACTCTGGGCCATAAATGCATCGAAATGATGAACGGCAGAGCTGAAGAACGTTACGCTTCTCATCCTTATGTTACGGGTTTTATAAATGGATGTGAAATAGATTTTGTGCCATGTTATATTATAGCAGACTCTTCCCAACTCAAATCTGCGGTAGATAGGACTATACCTCACACAGAATATGTTAAGAGGAATTTAAAACCAAACCAGGCCGATGAAGTGATGCTGCTTAAGAAGTTTATGGGTTCTGTTGGAACATATGGATCTGAATTTAAGGTGGGAGGATTTTCAGGATACCTCTGTGAACTCCTGGTTTTACGATATGGATCCTTTCAGGGGGTTCTTGAAGCTGCAAGAGATTCATGGAAACCTGGATGTATTATAGACCTTGAAAACTACGGCACAGCAGAACTCTTTGATGATCCTTTAATTGCTGTTGACCCTGTGGATAAAAATAGAAATGTTGCAGCGGCTTTAAATCTTCAAAAAATGTCAGAGTTTGTTGTGGCTGCTGGAAATTTCCTTAAAAACCCTTCAAAAGAATATTTTTACCCAAAGAACCTTGAATTTGATCTGAGTTTAATAAAAGAAGAATTTGAAAAAAGAGGGACAAAAACATTCCTTCTAACCTTCAGACCACCGGAAATACCTGCAGATGCAGTTTATCCCCAGATCAAAAAAACAGAAAATTCAATGGCTCAAGTCGTAGAAAGGGAAGGATTTAAGGTTTTAGGAAGTGATTCATGGACGGATGAAAATGAAAAAGCCGTGATATTACTTGAATTGGAAACATGGAAACTTCCACGGGTAAAAAAACATTTAGGTCCATTTATATGGTCTAAAGACCATCAGGAAAGATTTCTGGAGAAATATGATAATTGTGCATGGGTTGAAGGGGATAGATGGGTTGTTGAAGTCCCCAGAAAATATGAAAATGCAGAATATTTCCTTAACGATATTCTGGTGGAAAATAAGATAGGTTACCTGCAGTTCGGCAAGCATTTGAAGGAGGAAATACTTAAAAACCATGAAATAATTGATATAATTGAGTTTTTAGAGTCTGGAAAATGTGATGATAATATTTTAGAGTTTTTATATATGTATTTGAATAGAAGCGAGCTTCTATGGAGGTAA
- the priS gene encoding DNA primase catalytic subunit PriS: MIKIPDLKPASREERRQYYREEWDVKNIPDFIKKSIDKREFGFDHFGKGPNDRYKVFRNTDYLKRFLKAKTPFAAYCSVAFYEKPRRRDGWLKSELVFDVDAKDIPIRTCGCDSVCEICLNEAREIVCGLLDTLKGDLGLKDIHVVYSGRGYHLRVQDEDVTKLDSDVRSQVVKYLVGADVPQNEYGSEGTTYNLEHFTIPFGYPQVFTERVKYAILHLTKDSKLDNVNEKLIKDLIKHREHLENNEWGMFKNQIGPIRYKKVLKGIASLNMSLVDAKVSIDLKRILRLPSSLHSIVSMKCTEVKDIENFDPFRDAVPKFVYERDD, encoded by the coding sequence GTGATAAAAATTCCGGATTTAAAACCCGCAAGCCGGGAAGAACGCAGACAGTATTACAGGGAAGAGTGGGATGTTAAAAACATTCCGGATTTCATAAAAAAATCTATTGATAAAAGGGAATTCGGATTCGACCACTTCGGTAAGGGTCCTAACGACCGTTATAAAGTATTCCGCAACACAGATTACCTGAAACGTTTTTTAAAAGCGAAAACACCTTTTGCAGCATATTGTTCTGTTGCATTCTATGAAAAACCCCGAAGAAGAGATGGCTGGCTAAAATCCGAGCTTGTTTTTGATGTGGACGCAAAGGACATTCCAATAAGAACCTGTGGCTGCGATAGTGTCTGTGAAATCTGTCTTAACGAGGCCAGAGAAATTGTATGTGGTTTGTTGGATACCCTAAAGGGAGATCTGGGACTCAAGGACATTCACGTTGTTTACTCAGGCCGAGGTTACCATCTAAGGGTCCAGGATGAGGATGTAACCAAACTAGATAGCGACGTACGTTCACAGGTTGTTAAATACCTTGTTGGGGCGGATGTACCTCAAAATGAATATGGATCAGAAGGTACTACCTACAATCTGGAGCACTTCACAATTCCCTTTGGTTATCCCCAGGTTTTTACTGAAAGAGTTAAATACGCCATTTTACACTTAACTAAAGACTCAAAACTGGATAACGTGAATGAAAAACTCATTAAAGATCTTATAAAACATAGGGAACACTTGGAAAATAATGAATGGGGTATGTTCAAAAATCAGATAGGACCTATAAGGTATAAAAAAGTTTTAAAAGGTATAGCATCCCTAAACATGAGTTTGGTGGACGCTAAAGTATCAATTGATTTAAAAAGGATTTTAAGACTTCCTTCATCTCTGCACTCAATTGTGAGTATGAAGTGTACAGAAGTAAAGGACATTGAGAACTTCGATCCATTTCGAGACGCTGTTCCAAAGTTCGTTTATGAGAGGGATGATTAA